In the genome of Spirochaetia bacterium, one region contains:
- a CDS encoding nucleoside deaminase, with translation MPDIKIQEKLTDKDIALLYQTVRVAHEALMRGCHPFGALLADKDGNILIEQGNDKDASPCLHAETALMIRAGKLYDRQFLEQCSMYTNFEPCVMCTGAVYWTGVSRIVYGVSEAQLKKLTGDHDENPTFSLSTAEVLRHGQRDMVVAGPTADSDLVAAILKDHLDFWKH, from the coding sequence ATGCCAGATATAAAGATTCAGGAAAAATTGACAGACAAAGACATTGCACTGCTGTATCAGACAGTGCGGGTTGCCCATGAAGCTCTTATGAGAGGCTGCCATCCTTTTGGGGCCCTTTTGGCAGATAAAGACGGCAATATCCTTATAGAACAAGGCAATGACAAAGATGCCTCTCCTTGCCTGCATGCTGAAACGGCCCTGATGATCAGGGCCGGCAAGCTCTATGACAGGCAGTTCCTGGAACAATGTTCCATGTATACGAACTTCGAACCATGCGTCATGTGTACCGGTGCCGTGTACTGGACCGGGGTAAGCCGGATTGTCTATGGTGTCAGTGAAGCCCAACTGAAGAAGCTTACCGGTGACCATGATGAAAATCCCACATTTTCCCTTTCGACTGCCGAGGTACTCAGACATGGACAGAGGGACATGGTCGTTGCAGGGCCAACTGCGGACAGTGATCTTGTAGCCGCAATATTGAAGGACCATCTGGATTTCTGGAAACATTGA
- a CDS encoding ABC transporter permease: MNFVINIITLGIPFSVALLLASLGEMFNQRAGIFNLGCEGIMAMGAFLGMLVPYAYGQGGATPGYFNVLGLLLATAVGALLGLFFGLSVITFKAPQGIAGIGLQMFGVGLAGTMFRHFIGGTQSVPGIGTAPVPLLSKIPVLGPMLFSNNVLVYIAFLLVPVSYWVLFKTQWGLKVRACGTFPGAADSLGIDVNRIRFQSLAVGGALAGLAGAYLSLCQAKMFSDEIIAGRGFIAVALVYFGYWNPVNIMWGALLFSLAQSFQFAIQAQGINFPYEFAVMLPYVLVIVTLAFSRDKKMQEPTALGIPFDREKRV; encoded by the coding sequence ATGAACTTTGTCATCAATATCATTACATTGGGCATTCCTTTTTCCGTTGCCCTGTTGCTTGCTTCCTTAGGTGAGATGTTCAACCAGCGGGCAGGTATCTTCAACCTTGGTTGTGAGGGTATAATGGCAATGGGTGCATTCCTAGGCATGCTTGTTCCCTATGCCTATGGACAAGGAGGAGCTACACCGGGATATTTCAATGTGCTGGGACTGTTGCTTGCAACAGCCGTGGGAGCCCTGCTTGGCCTGTTCTTCGGCCTGTCAGTCATCACATTCAAGGCACCGCAGGGTATAGCAGGCATCGGACTGCAGATGTTCGGCGTCGGCTTGGCAGGAACTATGTTCCGTCATTTCATCGGCGGAACCCAGAGCGTGCCGGGCATCGGGACAGCTCCGGTACCGCTCCTCAGCAAGATCCCTGTATTGGGACCCATGCTTTTTTCCAACAATGTCCTGGTCTATATTGCCTTCCTTCTGGTACCGGTCAGCTATTGGGTCCTGTTCAAGACACAATGGGGACTCAAAGTACGGGCCTGCGGCACCTTTCCTGGCGCTGCCGATTCCCTCGGTATCGACGTCAACCGGATCAGATTCCAGTCACTCGCCGTAGGTGGAGCCCTTGCAGGTCTTGCAGGAGCATACCTTTCACTCTGCCAAGCCAAGATGTTCAGTGATGAAATCATCGCCGGGCGAGGTTTCATTGCCGTCGCACTGGTCTATTTCGGTTATTGGAACCCAGTCAACATCATGTGGGGAGCCTTGCTGTTCTCCTTGGCACAAAGTTTCCAGTTCGCAATCCAGGCACAGGGAATCAACTTCCCCTATGAGTTTGCTGTCATGCTTCCATATGTCTTGGTCATCGTGACACTTGCCTTCAGCAGGGATAAGAAAATGCAGGAACCGACAGCCCTTGGCATTCCATTCGATAGAGAAAAGCGAGTATAA
- a CDS encoding ABC transporter permease, which yields MTKHNFTIYYKISIIILAILAALAMSAAVLLILGADVMKTYAVILFEPLKNKIEVTEVLVRAIPLSIIALGITVAYRSGIINIGAEGQMAMGILGTTSMALGLASAPIPPVLVIIISLVAGGITGGIWGFVPGILKAKFQVSELLSTVMLNYIAAQFYTFCLRGPLLDPAEMTTGSGTPQSMRLPKDLWLGRLLRGTRLHAGIFIALGLALLVYFLLWRTTYGYKMRAAGAGKKAARYGGINVGLYLTVSMVISGAFAGLAGGIEVLGLHHRAIEGITSGYGFSGIVVALFGALHPAGIVPASFFFGMLLVGADMTQRMVGVPANMIQVLEGIIILVIVSAQMVLGDTYLMDRLERRFVHKEAVK from the coding sequence TTGACTAAACACAACTTCACTATCTACTACAAGATCAGTATCATCATCCTGGCCATTCTCGCAGCATTGGCAATGAGTGCGGCAGTACTGTTGATACTCGGCGCAGACGTAATGAAGACCTATGCCGTCATTCTGTTCGAACCGTTGAAGAATAAAATCGAAGTTACCGAAGTATTGGTCAGGGCTATCCCTCTGAGCATCATTGCACTGGGCATTACCGTAGCCTATCGAAGCGGCATCATCAACATCGGTGCCGAAGGACAGATGGCAATGGGCATACTCGGTACGACATCGATGGCACTGGGATTGGCTTCCGCACCGATTCCCCCTGTATTGGTCATCATCATTTCCCTTGTTGCCGGCGGCATCACAGGCGGTATCTGGGGATTTGTGCCGGGCATATTGAAAGCAAAATTCCAGGTAAGCGAACTGCTGTCGACAGTCATGCTCAACTACATAGCGGCTCAGTTCTATACATTCTGCCTCAGAGGGCCCCTGTTGGATCCCGCAGAAATGACGACAGGATCCGGGACACCACAGTCAATGAGACTTCCAAAGGACCTGTGGCTGGGAAGATTACTGAGAGGCACAAGGCTCCATGCAGGTATCTTCATTGCACTTGGCTTGGCTTTGCTCGTCTATTTTCTGCTCTGGAGAACCACCTATGGCTATAAGATGCGGGCAGCGGGAGCTGGAAAGAAAGCGGCCAGATATGGTGGCATCAACGTAGGGCTCTATCTGACAGTCTCAATGGTAATCAGCGGTGCCTTTGCAGGACTTGCCGGAGGTATAGAAGTCCTTGGATTGCATCACAGGGCAATAGAAGGCATCACAAGCGGCTACGGCTTCTCCGGTATCGTCGTAGCTCTCTTCGGCGCCCTGCACCCAGCCGGAATTGTTCCTGCTTCATTTTTCTTTGGCATGCTTCTGGTCGGTGCAGATATGACACAACGAATGGTAGGTGTCCCAGCCAACATGATCCAAGTACTTGAGGGCATCATTATCCTCGTCATCGTTTCTGCGCAGATGGTACTGGGAGATACGTATCTGATGGATAGGCTTGAACGCCGATTCGTACACAAGGAGGCAGTCAAATGA
- a CDS encoding ABC transporter ATP-binding protein, with product MYRRGFPQGMPHRPMDRNIMNTTIHNLKMHHITKRFPGILALDDVSIEVNAGQVLALVGENGAGKTTLMNVLMGLYKSDEGRISINDETVSFQSPSDAYSHGIGMVHQRYMLVPNLTVTENIALGYRHTVHRLRLDLDTVRSRIDEVSSKYGLSVDPNAYIWQLSVGEQQKVELVKALCLGAKLMILDEPTSALTPQEIDELIDLLRVMKKEIPLIFISHKLKEVKELSDDFAVLRHGKIVYQGNTCDCDIAQMASLMTGHEVKLARNSEKKHATAPALILKDLNVRSDRGFLALNGFNLTINRGEIMGLAGVSGNGQKELAQVINGLRKAESGSIVLLGKELLGLTPGQIIEKGMGYIPEDRNTEGIVPSFSIKENLILKDADSSLFSSHHLLNHHIVEENADKLVGNYDIRCAGTSISAGSLSGGNIQKVILARELTRAPKFLIAVYPTRGLDLGAAEFIHDRLLEIRKKGTGILLISEELDEIMRLSDRISVIFKGQIQGILDAKTATRKQIGLLMAGVKN from the coding sequence ATGTACCGGCGCGGTTTTCCCCAAGGGATGCCGCATCGGCCTATGGATCGGAACATAATGAATACAACCATACATAACCTGAAAATGCATCATATTACCAAGCGTTTTCCGGGCATCCTTGCCTTGGACGACGTTTCCATTGAAGTCAATGCAGGCCAGGTACTTGCCCTTGTCGGGGAAAACGGTGCCGGAAAAACGACTTTGATGAACGTGCTGATGGGTCTCTACAAAAGTGACGAGGGGCGCATTTCCATCAATGATGAAACGGTCAGCTTCCAGTCTCCAAGTGATGCCTATAGCCATGGCATCGGTATGGTACACCAACGCTATATGTTGGTCCCAAACCTCACGGTTACGGAAAACATTGCATTGGGATACAGACATACTGTGCACAGGCTTAGGCTTGACTTGGATACCGTTCGTAGCAGAATAGATGAAGTTTCATCCAAATATGGCCTTTCCGTTGACCCGAATGCCTATATCTGGCAACTTTCAGTCGGAGAACAGCAGAAAGTAGAATTGGTAAAGGCCCTTTGCCTCGGTGCCAAGCTCATGATACTTGATGAGCCGACCTCGGCTCTTACCCCTCAGGAAATCGATGAGCTCATCGATTTGCTCAGGGTCATGAAGAAAGAAATCCCGCTTATTTTCATCAGCCACAAGCTGAAGGAAGTCAAGGAACTGTCAGATGATTTTGCAGTGCTTCGACATGGGAAAATAGTCTACCAAGGCAATACCTGTGACTGTGACATCGCACAGATGGCTTCCCTCATGACCGGACATGAGGTCAAGCTTGCCAGAAACTCAGAAAAGAAGCATGCTACCGCCCCGGCTCTGATCTTGAAGGACCTGAACGTAAGAAGTGACCGTGGTTTCTTGGCACTCAACGGTTTCAACCTGACCATCAACAGAGGTGAGATCATGGGATTGGCCGGTGTTTCCGGCAACGGGCAGAAAGAACTTGCCCAGGTCATCAACGGCCTGCGTAAGGCTGAAAGCGGCTCCATTGTCCTGCTCGGAAAAGAGTTACTTGGACTTACTCCAGGACAGATCATAGAAAAAGGTATGGGGTATATTCCTGAAGACAGAAACACCGAAGGTATTGTTCCTTCTTTTTCCATCAAGGAAAACCTAATCCTCAAGGATGCAGATTCCAGTCTTTTTTCTTCACACCATCTGCTGAATCACCACATCGTCGAAGAAAACGCTGACAAACTCGTAGGTAACTACGATATCCGTTGCGCAGGCACATCAATCTCTGCAGGTTCCCTTTCCGGCGGCAATATACAGAAAGTCATCCTGGCCCGTGAACTTACCAGAGCCCCGAAGTTCCTTATTGCCGTGTACCCGACCAGAGGCCTTGATCTGGGTGCTGCGGAATTCATCCACGACAGATTGCTTGAAATCAGAAAGAAAGGAACAGGAATCCTGCTGATCAGTGAAGAGCTGGATGAAATCATGAGACTTTCTGATCGCATCTCTGTCATCTTCAAGGGACAGATCCAGGGAATACTCGATGCAAAGACAGCAACCAGAAAACAAATAGGCCTTTTGATGGCAGGAGTTAAGAATTGA
- a CDS encoding BMP family protein, protein MKKSMLAIVLMSALALPIFANGQNETAKPETAAPAATSNTVKVALIVENTIDDKGWCQAMYDGIKEAQKEMPGRIEMAYSEKMKPVDAGSAARQYVADGYNIIIGHGAQYANVITEMADEFPDVTFAFGTSSQIVADNVFTYMPESEETGYLSGMIAGMLTKKDKLGVVGPVDGGDSARYNRGFVLGAQSVNPSVKIMVGHTGSFSDYIKAGQLAKTDIQEGADVLTGSSQQALGALRSVAEYKDKDIWWVGQDMAQMATEEGYKCVAASSYNYGAVIVSMVKKLDAGVKGGECIPMNFNNNGFVFGFNPSLKSMYEGKIEDAVNAQIAKFKATPNTIDWKSVDYSKL, encoded by the coding sequence ATGAAAAAATCGATGCTTGCAATTGTCCTGATGTCGGCTTTGGCCCTTCCTATATTTGCCAATGGCCAGAATGAAACAGCCAAACCGGAAACTGCAGCTCCGGCAGCTACTTCCAATACAGTAAAGGTTGCCTTGATTGTTGAAAACACCATTGACGACAAAGGATGGTGCCAGGCAATGTATGACGGTATCAAGGAAGCCCAGAAAGAAATGCCGGGCAGGATTGAAATGGCCTACTCCGAGAAGATGAAACCTGTCGATGCAGGTTCAGCTGCACGCCAGTACGTAGCTGATGGATACAACATCATCATCGGCCATGGCGCGCAGTATGCCAATGTCATTACGGAAATGGCAGATGAGTTCCCAGATGTCACCTTTGCGTTCGGCACAAGCTCACAGATCGTTGCAGACAATGTTTTTACCTACATGCCTGAATCCGAAGAAACGGGTTACCTTTCCGGCATGATTGCAGGTATGCTGACAAAGAAGGACAAGCTCGGTGTCGTAGGGCCCGTCGATGGCGGCGACAGCGCACGTTACAACAGAGGTTTTGTACTGGGCGCACAGAGTGTCAATCCATCAGTGAAAATCATGGTCGGACACACAGGTTCCTTCTCCGATTATATCAAGGCAGGACAATTGGCCAAGACAGACATCCAGGAAGGCGCAGATGTACTGACAGGTTCATCACAGCAGGCTTTGGGCGCACTGAGAAGCGTTGCAGAATATAAAGACAAGGATATCTGGTGGGTCGGACAGGATATGGCCCAGATGGCTACTGAAGAAGGCTACAAGTGTGTGGCAGCTTCTTCCTACAATTACGGGGCAGTCATCGTCTCAATGGTCAAGAAACTTGATGCCGGAGTCAAAGGTGGCGAATGCATCCCGATGAATTTCAACAACAATGGTTTTGTCTTCGGCTTCAATCCTTCACTCAAGAGCATGTATGAAGGAAAGATCGAAGATGCTGTAAATGCCCAGATTGCAAAATTCAAGGCAACTCCCAATACCATTGATTGGAAATCAGTAGATTATTCGAAACTTTGA
- a CDS encoding MFS transporter: protein MKLFKNSLYTGLPARIYIIGLVELINGAGSFLYPFLSLMLTQNLGYSVKEAGFFSMASMLVALPASLITSKFADKVSRKKVMVLTQMCMSTMLLVSGIFLAVRPALVPYLILTVYFFDGMTDPARAAFQADQTNLQNRQVAYSFFYLCHNIGFAFGPATAGLLFSVYPQGIFFGNAAAAFLAVSIVMVKIPDRKPDAQMIKKSMESDNSDKAVKGDVFAALKARPKLTFYMFVTLFLFTSIAAIYFVLPLYATKLFGTEGPRLYGTFMTTNAVTVIVLTPLAVRFSRNHRTLTAISMATFLYAVSILCMGFTDSYVVLLFLVFIYTLGEILHATNHDYFIVNHTPLGHRARFSSIMSMLTTAGFALGPLLSGLMVSKWSYRTTFVINGLILCACMVVFLSLRSSFAKEN from the coding sequence ATGAAACTTTTTAAAAATTCTCTTTACACCGGGCTTCCTGCCCGGATCTACATCATTGGGCTCGTTGAATTGATCAACGGTGCCGGATCCTTCCTTTATCCGTTTCTATCGCTGATGCTGACTCAAAACCTCGGTTATTCAGTAAAGGAAGCCGGCTTTTTCTCTATGGCAAGCATGCTGGTAGCCTTGCCAGCTTCATTGATCACAAGCAAGTTTGCAGACAAGGTCTCGCGGAAAAAAGTCATGGTGCTGACCCAGATGTGCATGTCTACCATGTTGCTTGTCAGCGGTATTTTCCTGGCAGTAAGGCCAGCACTTGTCCCCTATCTCATACTTACCGTCTATTTCTTCGACGGCATGACAGACCCTGCCAGGGCAGCGTTCCAGGCAGACCAGACAAACCTCCAGAACAGGCAGGTTGCCTATTCATTCTTCTACCTCTGCCATAATATCGGCTTCGCCTTTGGTCCAGCCACCGCAGGACTGCTGTTTTCGGTCTATCCCCAGGGCATCTTCTTCGGCAATGCTGCTGCAGCTTTCCTGGCTGTCAGCATCGTCATGGTCAAGATACCTGACCGAAAACCCGATGCACAGATGATCAAAAAGAGCATGGAATCGGACAATTCCGACAAAGCGGTCAAAGGAGACGTCTTTGCGGCTTTGAAAGCCAGGCCGAAACTTACGTTCTATATGTTCGTGACCTTGTTCCTGTTCACATCAATCGCAGCCATCTATTTTGTGCTTCCTCTTTACGCAACAAAGCTGTTCGGAACCGAGGGACCGAGACTCTATGGGACTTTCATGACGACAAATGCAGTAACTGTCATCGTCCTGACGCCACTGGCCGTGCGATTTTCCAGGAATCATCGTACCCTTACAGCAATATCCATGGCAACGTTCCTATATGCGGTAAGCATACTCTGCATGGGTTTTACTGATTCCTACGTAGTACTGCTGTTCCTTGTATTCATCTATACATTGGGAGAAATCCTGCATGCAACGAACCATGATTATTTCATCGTCAACCATACACCATTGGGACATAGGGCACGCTTTTCATCAATCATGAGCATGCTGACTACTGCAGGTTTTGCATTGGGCCCGCTCCTTTCCGGCCTGATGGTCAGCAAATGGAGCTATAGGACGACATTCGTCATCAATGGTCTGATACTGTGCGCTTGTATGGTAGTATTCCTCTCGCTCAGGTCCTCGTTTGCAAAGGAAAACTAA
- a CDS encoding Cof-type HAD-IIB family hydrolase, with product MNTIKLIATDIDDTLLDSRKRISARAKAAVREADRRGIRFCLASGRAPQAMGFLMEELGVNMALGCYSGALTFLDGQKVGSHALPFDHFRAILHLLEGFSCSTFIYGTNDWYSQTADQWYWKECKIVHYDGIVIDFNTLLKEHETAGIPLYKLVIMQEDPNILQQIEDALRGLGLGLMIFKSSPFFIEVNPMNIDKGTTINDVASHWDIDIADTLAIGNYYNDIGMLKAAGTSIAMANSPQAVKSCASRTSIQDMDHEGFALEMERILD from the coding sequence ATGAATACTATAAAGTTAATTGCCACAGATATCGATGATACATTGCTCGACAGCAGAAAAAGAATTTCTGCTAGGGCAAAGGCTGCAGTCAGAGAAGCGGACAGAAGAGGTATCCGCTTCTGTCTGGCCAGCGGCAGAGCCCCGCAGGCCATGGGTTTTCTGATGGAAGAACTTGGTGTCAATATGGCTCTGGGCTGTTACAGCGGAGCCCTCACTTTCCTCGACGGGCAAAAAGTAGGGTCGCATGCACTGCCATTTGATCATTTTAGGGCAATTCTTCATTTGCTTGAAGGGTTTTCATGCAGTACATTCATATACGGAACCAATGATTGGTACAGCCAGACAGCTGATCAATGGTACTGGAAAGAATGTAAAATCGTGCACTACGACGGTATTGTCATTGATTTCAACACCCTCCTCAAAGAACATGAAACAGCAGGTATCCCACTCTACAAGCTTGTCATCATGCAGGAAGACCCGAACATTCTCCAGCAAATCGAAGATGCTCTGCGTGGACTTGGACTTGGACTGATGATATTCAAGTCCTCACCTTTTTTCATCGAAGTCAATCCGATGAATATTGACAAGGGAACTACCATAAATGATGTTGCCTCGCATTGGGACATCGACATAGCAGACACCCTTGCCATCGGCAATTACTATAATGACATCGGCATGCTGAAAGCAGCCGGTACTTCCATTGCCATGGCAAACAGTCCGCAGGCTGTAAAGTCTTGCGCAAGCCGCACAAGCATCCAGGATATGGATCATGAAGGCTTTGCCCTCGAAATGGAAAGAATATTAGATTAA
- the adhE gene encoding bifunctional acetaldehyde-CoA/alcohol dehydrogenase yields the protein MSETIGAKELFDGQLQLQDLIERVHRAQVRYATYSQQQVDKIFQAAAIAANNARISLAQEAVAETGMGIVEDKVIKNHFASEYIFNKYKDEKTCGIIEKDQSFGIEKVAAPIGVVCGIIPTTNPTSTAIFKSLIALKTRNAIIFSPHPRAKNCTNHAAEIILDAAVKAGAPEDIIGWIDNPTLEKTDYLMKSPLTNIILATGGPGMVKAAYSSGKPAIGVGAGNTPALIDKSADLKMAASSILMSKTFDNGVVCASEQSIICHKEVYDLFKKELQQQGAYFLSAEEADKLRKILIDPKRGSVNPAIVGQKASTIAKLAGFKVPETAKVLIAECEKITASEPFAHEKLSPVLGMFQCENFGDGAAKAAQLVALGGFGHTSVLYIDESEQDKVDTFGRILKTSRVLINMPTSQGAIGDIYNFRLEPSLTLGCGSWGNNSISENVGPKHLLNIKTVAARRENMLWFRLPPKVYFKYGCLPVALGELEGKKRAFLVTDDYLFSSGMTDMVTDRLEELGIECEVFHQVKPDPTLGTVSLAMNLVQTFKPDIFIAFGGGSPMDAAKIIWLLYEHPEVKFEGLALRFMDIRKRIYSFPNMGKKAQLVCIPTTSGTGAEVTPFAIITDEESGMKYAIADYALTPSMAIVDSQLTLGLPKGLTAACGLDVLTHSLEALVSTMSTDYTNGLAMEAARIIFKYLPSAYHDGTDRKAREKVHNASTIAGMAFANAFLGLCHSMAHKLGARFHVPHGMANALLLTNIIRFNATDNPTKQAAFPQYEYPSAISRYARVADYINMKANQQKNTTFLHIPDDATPMDKVAALIDAIESLKKDLDIPTSIQQWGVSEDQFLSAVDQMSINAFDDQCTGTNPRYPLISQIKQLYLDCYYGRKWEEEK from the coding sequence ATGTCAGAAACCATCGGAGCAAAGGAATTGTTCGACGGGCAGCTTCAGCTGCAGGACCTGATCGAACGGGTACATCGGGCACAGGTAAGGTATGCGACCTACAGCCAGCAGCAAGTAGACAAGATCTTCCAGGCTGCTGCCATCGCCGCAAACAATGCGCGTATTTCCCTTGCACAGGAAGCAGTAGCGGAAACGGGAATGGGCATCGTAGAAGACAAGGTGATCAAGAACCATTTTGCCTCTGAATATATCTTCAACAAATACAAGGACGAAAAGACTTGTGGCATTATAGAAAAGGACCAAAGCTTCGGCATTGAAAAGGTAGCAGCTCCTATCGGTGTTGTCTGTGGTATCATCCCCACGACGAATCCCACGAGCACAGCCATCTTCAAGAGCCTGATAGCCCTCAAGACACGCAACGCCATCATATTCAGCCCCCATCCACGGGCCAAGAACTGCACGAACCATGCAGCAGAAATCATTCTCGACGCCGCAGTAAAGGCAGGAGCTCCTGAGGATATAATCGGATGGATAGACAATCCGACATTGGAAAAGACTGACTATCTGATGAAAAGTCCTCTTACGAATATCATCCTCGCCACAGGAGGACCCGGCATGGTAAAGGCAGCCTATTCGTCCGGCAAACCAGCCATAGGTGTCGGTGCGGGAAACACACCTGCGCTCATTGACAAGAGTGCAGATCTGAAAATGGCAGCCTCTTCCATCCTCATGAGCAAGACCTTCGACAATGGCGTGGTATGTGCATCCGAACAATCAATCATCTGCCACAAAGAGGTATATGACCTCTTCAAAAAAGAACTGCAGCAGCAGGGAGCCTATTTCCTTTCTGCCGAGGAAGCAGACAAGCTAAGGAAGATACTCATTGATCCGAAAAGAGGATCAGTCAACCCTGCAATCGTCGGACAAAAAGCAAGTACCATTGCAAAGCTGGCGGGATTCAAAGTACCTGAAACAGCAAAGGTCCTCATTGCCGAATGTGAAAAGATTACCGCTTCTGAACCCTTTGCCCATGAGAAGCTTTCACCAGTTCTCGGCATGTTCCAATGTGAGAATTTCGGGGACGGAGCAGCCAAGGCAGCACAACTTGTTGCCTTGGGAGGATTCGGACATACCTCGGTACTGTATATTGATGAATCTGAACAGGATAAGGTCGACACCTTCGGTCGGATACTCAAGACCAGCCGCGTGCTGATCAACATGCCGACCAGCCAGGGTGCCATCGGTGATATCTACAACTTCCGTCTGGAACCGTCGTTGACTTTGGGCTGCGGCTCATGGGGCAACAATTCAATCAGTGAAAACGTCGGCCCGAAACATCTGCTCAACATCAAGACCGTTGCTGCAAGGAGAGAAAACATGCTGTGGTTCAGGTTGCCCCCGAAGGTATATTTCAAATATGGATGTCTTCCTGTCGCTCTGGGAGAACTTGAGGGCAAGAAAAGAGCATTCTTGGTAACAGACGACTATCTGTTTTCCAGCGGCATGACGGATATGGTTACCGACCGATTGGAAGAACTGGGCATAGAATGCGAAGTCTTCCATCAGGTCAAGCCGGATCCTACCCTCGGCACGGTTTCCCTTGCCATGAACCTGGTACAGACTTTCAAACCTGACATCTTCATAGCATTCGGTGGAGGCTCTCCCATGGATGCAGCCAAGATAATCTGGTTGCTCTATGAGCATCCTGAAGTCAAATTCGAAGGATTGGCTTTGCGTTTCATGGATATCAGGAAGCGGATCTACTCTTTCCCGAACATGGGAAAGAAGGCACAGCTTGTCTGTATTCCTACCACCAGTGGCACAGGAGCTGAAGTTACCCCCTTTGCCATCATCACCGATGAAGAATCCGGCATGAAATATGCCATTGCCGACTATGCATTGACTCCCTCGATGGCTATCGTGGACAGCCAGCTGACATTGGGATTGCCGAAAGGTCTGACCGCAGCATGCGGCCTCGATGTGCTGACCCACAGTCTGGAAGCATTGGTCTCGACGATGAGTACGGATTATACCAACGGCTTGGCTATGGAGGCTGCAAGGATCATCTTCAAGTATCTTCCTTCTGCATACCATGACGGCACCGACAGGAAAGCCAGGGAAAAGGTCCATAATGCCTCAACCATCGCAGGTATGGCCTTTGCAAATGCATTCCTTGGCCTCTGCCATTCCATGGCACACAAGCTCGGTGCGCGTTTTCATGTCCCCCATGGCATGGCCAATGCACTACTGCTGACAAATATCATCAGGTTCAATGCTACGGACAATCCTACCAAACAGGCAGCATTTCCCCAGTATGAGTATCCCTCTGCTATCAGCAGATATGCCAGGGTTGCCGATTACATCAACATGAAGGCAAACCAACAGAAAAACACGACCTTCCTGCATATACCGGACGATGCAACTCCCATGGATAAGGTCGCCGCACTGATAGATGCAATAGAATCACTGAAAAAGGATCTCGATATCCCAACTTCCATACAACAGTGGGGAGTATCGGAGGATCAGTTCCTCTCTGCCGTCGACCAGATGTCCATAAACGCCTTCGATGACCAATGCACGGGGACAAACCCACGGTATCCGCTGATAAGCCAGATCAAACAACTGTATCTGGACTGCTATTATGGAAGAAAATGGGAGGAAGAAAAATAG